The sequence GGTGCCGGGCGAGCTGCTCCTTGCCCACCCCCGTCTCCCCCAGCAGCAGCACCGGGCTGCGCGGCGAGGCGGCGATGCGCTCCAGCACCTGGAAGACGCGCCGCATGGCCGCGGACACGGGGGCCACGAGACGGCGGCGCGCGGACAGCTCGGCTTCCGCGGCCTCCAGCCTGTCGCGCAGGCGCCTCGCGTCCACCGCGCGGCGCGCGCGCAGCACCAGGTCCGACAGCTCCACGGGCTTGGCGACATAGTCCACCGCCCCCGCGCGCACCGCGTCCACCGCGCTGGCGATGTCCCCATGCGCCGTCACCATCACCACCGCCGCGCCGGGCGCCTGCGCCTTCAGCTCCGCCAGGAACGTCAGCCCATCCCCATCCGGCAGCCGCCGGTCCATCACCACCAGCGCTGGCACGGCATGCGCGAGCGCCACGCGCGTCTCGTGCAGCGAGCGCGCCTGCGTGACGGTGAAGCCCTCGCGCTGCAGGGCCGCCGAGGCGATGGAGGAGAAGGCGCGGTCGTCATCCACGAGGAGGGCGGTGAGGCTCATGACCGGGGCACTCCATTCAGCGGAAGGTGAATCCGGAAGCGGCTGCCCCCGGGGATGCGCTCGAAGGCGAGCCGTCCGCCCTGCTGCTCCAGCGCCTGTCGTGTCATGGCGAGGCCCAGGCCGATGCCCTTGGGCTTGGACGTGACGAAGGGCTCGAACAGACGCGCCTCCACGCTAGCCGTGGGGCCACCCGCGTTGTCCTCCACGGACACCACCGCCTCGCCGTCGCGCAGCGCCGCGAGCACGCGCACCGTGGGCGAAGCCACCTGCCCCAGGTCCTTGGCCGCCACCGTGGCCTCCATGGCGTTGCGCACCACGTTGTCCAGCGCCGTCGCGAGCAGCAGCGGGTCACACGACAGCGGAGCCTGCTCGGGCACGGAGACCTCCACGTGGACCTCCTCCGCCTCTGGCAGGGAGCGCAGCCCCGCTACCACGTCGCGGACGAGCTGGGACAGGTCCACGTCCGCCAGCCGCGCTTCCGGCGGCTTGCCGAAGTGAAGCAGCGAGGTGGCCAGGTGCGCCAGCCGGTCAATCTGGCCGTTGAGGGTGCGCACCACCAGCGCCCCGTCGCCAGCGGGAGGCACCAACCCCGTGGCCGACTTGAGCCCGTTGAGCGAGTTCTTCACCTCGTGGGCGATGAGGCTCGCCGCGCCGCCGAGCGCGGCCATCTTCTCGTGGCGCGCGGCGCGCTCCTCCATGGACAGGAAGAGGTTGTAGACGCGGCGCCAGTGGAGGCTGAAGAGCACGAGCGTGCCCAGCTGCAGCAACGCCACTCCAAGCAGCTGCAAGAGGAAGCGCCCGCGAATGCCGGTCAGCAGCGCCGTCTCGTCCGCGGCGAGCACCAGGTGCAACCCCGTGCCCGGCACCTGCGTGGCGGCGGCGAGGACCTCCACGTCCGGCCCCAGGGCCAGGCGGCGCAGGCCCTCGCGCATGACGGCGCGCAACTCCGCGTCCGCCTCGGGACGCGTGGCCCAGGCGGGCGGTGCACCGGGGAGGAACAGGTCTCCGCTCCCATTGAGCACCAGCAACTCCAGGTGCTCTCCCAGCGCGCGGCCTCCCGGGACGGCGCCTCCGGTGTCCAGCAGTCCCGTCAAAACTCCGGCGACGCGTCCGTCGCGGACCACGGGCACGGCGACGATGAAGGTGGAGGCTCCCGGGGCAATGGCATCCACCACCGGCGCCTGGCGCACGAGCACTTCCTGGAACCACGGCCGCGTCGCGAAGGAGGCCGCCTCGGGCGAGCGAGGCGGGTCGCTCCAGCGCAGGTGCCCGTCCGCGTCCAGCAGCATCACTCCCGCGTGGAAGAGGCCGGCGTCGGGCGCGGTGAGGTCCAGCAGGTCCTCCTTGCCCAGCTCGCTGGGGTGCAGCAGGTCGGGCCCCACGCTGGCGGACACGCGCTGCAATTCCGTCTGGAGCAGGTGCAGGTGCAGGCCCAGGGCCTCGGCGTAGACGCGGGCCTCGCGCACCACGCGGTTCTGGAACTGGCCGCGCATCTCCGCCACGTCGCTGCGGTAGGACAGCAGCGGGCCAGCCACCGCGACGAGCCCCAGCAGCACGATGCCCGGCAGCACGGAGCGGACGAACCGCCGCTCGGCCTGGATGAACTCGGGTCTCCCGACGGGGCCGGTCATCACGTCACGCATCCTCGGACAACGGGTGCGTGGCCGCGTTTCCGGTCATGCCGCACATGGCGCGAGGGGGGATTCCTGTCGACCCGAAGCGGCCCGGCAACAGTCAACCTCCGGGGCCTATTCCAAGCGCGGTCCAGGTCGGAAGAGGTGGGCGGCACTCGGAGGGGCTCCGCGTCAGCGCAGCGTGGGCGTCGTCCCGGGGCCCGCCAGCACGGGCTCCTCCGGGAGCGGGCGCTTGAGGATGACGAGCGCCAGGGTGGTCGCCAGCGTGCCTGCGAGGATGGACACGAGGTAGGGCCCCACCGGCTGCACCGCGTTGGGGATGGCGAGCACGAACACGCCACCGTGCGGCGCGCGCAGCCCACACCCGAACCACATGGACAGCGCGCCTGTTATCGCCGAGCCGAACACGATGGAGGGAATGACGCGCAGCGGGTCCTTGGCGGCGAAGGGAATGGCGCCCTCGGAGATGAACGCGAGGCCCAGCACGGCGGCGGCCTTGCCGGCCTCGCGCTCCTGGAGCGTGAAGCGGTTGCGCGCCACCACCGTCGCCAGCGCGAGCCCGAGCGGCGGCGTCATGCCCGCGGCCATCACCGCTGCCATCGGCGTGAAGGTGTTGGAGCCGAGCAGTCCCACCGCGAAGGCATAAGCCGCCTTGTTGACGGGCCCGCCCGTGTCCACCGCCATCATCGCCCCGAGCAGCAGTCCGAGCAGGATGGCGTTGGTGCCGCTCAGCCCCGAGAGGAAGTCCGTCAGCCCGTGCATGATGGCGGCCACCGGCGTGCCGATGACGTAGACCATGAGCAGGCCGACGACGAGGGAGGACAGCAGCGGGAGGATGAGGACGGGCTTCAGCCCTTCGAGGTTCGCGGGCAGGCGGATGTGGTCTCGGAACCAGCGCGCCACGTAGCCGGAGAGGAAGCCCGCGGCGATGCCTCCGAGGAAGCCGGCCTCGATGCGGCTCGCGAGCATGCCGCCAATGAAGCCCGGTGCGAGCCCCGGCCGGTCCGCGATGGAATAGGCGATGTAGCCCGCCAGCGCCGGCACCATCAGCGCGAAGGCGGCCTGGCCAATCCCCATCAGCGCGGCGGGGAGCGAGCCCTCCTGCTTGAAGGCGTCGATGCCGAAGACGAACGACAGCGCCATGGCGAGCCCGCCCGCCACGACGAACGGGAGCATGAACGACACGCCCGTGAGGAGGTGCTTGTACGGGCCCGCCGGCTCCGTCTTCGCGGGCGCCACGGCCTGCGCGGGCGCTTCGGCGGCGGGCGTGCCGGCAGGGGTCACGGGCAGCGTGAGTGCGCGCTCAATCACGGAGTCGGCCTGCTTCAGCGCCTCGCCCACCGAGGTCTTCAACAGTCGCTTGCCCGCGAAGCGCTCGGTGGAGACGTGCGTATCCGCGCCGATGATGACCGCGTCCGCGGAGGCGATTTCCTCCGGCGTCAGCAGGTTCTTCGTGCCCACCGAGCCCTGCGTCTCGACCTTGATGGTGTAGCCCCGCGCCTTCGCGGCGCGCGTCAGCGCCTCGGCCGCCATGAAGGTGTGAGCGATGCCCGTGGGACACGCGGTGATGGCCACGAGGCGACCCGTGGACGGGCCGACCAGCGCCGCCGACGGAGCCGCACCCGCCCCACCCGCCACCTGCCGCGGTGGTGTCACGGGCAGCGGCTGGCCGGCGCCCATCCCCTCACGCGAACGCGCCACCGCCTCGTCGATGATGTGTTCCGTCTCTCGGATGGCCAGTGCCGTCGAGGTGCGGATGATGGGCTTGCCCTGAAAGCGCGACTCATCGACGGTGATGTCCGCCGCGACGATGACCGCGTCCGCCTCCGCGATGGCCGCCGCGTCGAGCGGCGAACGGACACCCTCGGAGCCGCACGTCTCGACGGCGATGGAGTGCCCCTTGAGCGCCGCCACCCGGCGCAGCGCCTCGGCCGCCATGACCGTGTGGGCGATGCCCGTCGGGCAGGCGGTGACGGCTACCAGTTTCGCCATGTTCGTGCGCTCCTCGTCTCTCGCTGCTCAGGCATCACTCAGGGAGTGGATGGACACGGAGCGCATCAGTGACTGAACGCGCTCCTGCGACGGCGGCACCGGCCCCACCCGCACCAGCTTGCCGGCGGCGAACGCGGTGCCATACCGCGCACACTCCTCCAGCGAGCGCCCCGCCAGCCGCGCGGACAGCACGCCCGCCACCATCGAGTCCCCCGCCCCCACCGTGCTGGCCACCTCCACCCGGGGAGGCACCGCCAGCAGCGCGCCTTCGCCGTCCACGAAGATGGCGCCCTCCGCGCCCAGTGACACCACCACCAGCTCGATGCCCGTCGCATGGAGCTGCCGCGCCGCGCGCACCACCTCCGTCCGGTCCGACAGCGCACGGCCGAGCAGCTCGGACAGCTCGTGCACATTCGGCTTCACGAAGTCGGGCTTCGCCGCCACCGCGTGCTTCAGCGGCGCGCCGCTGGTGTCCACCACCACGATGGCCCCCCGGGACCGCAGCCGCGCTGTCAGCGTGGCGTACGCGTCCTCCTGCATTCCGGCCGGCAGGCTGCCCGAGAGCACGAAGCAACTGTTGTCCCTTGCGAGCGCGTCCAGCGTCTCCGTCAGCTTCTGCAGCGCACCGTCCGGCACCTGCAAGCCCGGCAGGTTGAGGTCCGTGACGGTGCCGCCCATCCGGTCCACCACCTTGATGTTGACGCGACTGGAGCCGGGCAATCGCAGGCAGCGGTCCAGGATGCCGCGCTCCTGGAACAGCGCCTCGAAGACCTGCGTGTTGTCCGCACCCAGGAAACCCGTGGCGGTGATGGGCAGGTCACCCCCCGCGAGGAACGCGGCGACGTTGATGGCCTTCCCACCCGCCGTGCGCGTCTCGGACGTCACGCGGTTGACGGCGCCCGCCGTGAAGCCGGGGCACTCCAGTGTCTGGTCGATGGCCGAGTTGAGGCTCACCGTGACGATGCCAGGCTTCGTCGGCGTCATGCGCCCTCCCCCGTCCGGGCCAGCAGGCCCTGCACCAGCGTCCGCACATCCGACGCGTTCTCACAGGCGAGCGCACGGCGTGCGAGCCCCTCCAGGTCCGCCATGGACACGCTCCTCAGCAGCGCCTTGATGGCCGGAATGGTGGGAATGGCCACGCTCAGCTCGGTGACGCCGAGCCCCGCGAGCGTCATCGCTCCCGCCGGGTCTCCCGCCACGCCGCCGCACGCGCCCACCCAGATGCCGGCCGCGCGCGCCGCCTTCACGGTGAGGTCCACCATGCGAAGCACGGCCGGATGCACGCCGTCCGCCTGCGGGGCGAGAACCGGATGCTCGCGGTCCATCGCCAGCACGTACTGCGTGAGGTCATTGGTGCCGATGGAGAAGAAGGACACCTCCTTCGCCAACTGGTCCGCGAGCAGCACCGCGGAGGGGACTTCAATCATGATGCCCGTCTCCACCGGCGGCGCGCCCACCTCGCGGCGCACCTCCTCGGTGATGGCCTTCGCGCGGCGCAACTCCGCGAGCGTGGCCACCATGGGGAACATGATGCGCACCGGCCCTTCCAGGGACGCGCGGAGGATGGCGCGCAATTGCGTGCGGAACAAATCCTCCCGCTCGAAGCACAGGCGGATGCCGCGCACGCCGAGGAACGGGTTGGCCTCCGCGGGGAGCGACAGGTAGGGCACCTGCTTGTCGCCGCCGATGTCCAGCGTGCGGAGGATGATGGGCAGCCCGTTCAGCGCCCGCACCATGGTGCGGTAGGCCTCGTACTGCTCGTCCTCGCCGGGTGGGTCGTCGCGCTGGAGGAAGAGGAACTCCGTGCGCATCAGCCCCACGCCCTCGCCGCCGGCATCCACGGCCATCTGCGCGTCCTTCGCGGAGCCGATGTTCGCGGCCACCTCCACGCGGCGCCCGTCGCGGGTGATGGCGGGCTTGTAGCGGTCCAGCTTCTCGGCCTCGCGCTGCTCGCGCACCCTCTCGCGCTGCGTGGCCGCGCGCTCGAGGTCCTTCGCGGACGGGTTGACGACGAGCACCCCCGCATTGCCGTCGAGGATGCACTCCTGCCCGTTCTGCAAATCGAGCACGGACGGCCCGGCCGCCACCACCGCGGGAATGTCCAGCGAGCGGGCGATGATGGCCGTGTGCGACGTGGCCCCGCCGCCGACGGTGCACAGCCCCAGCACCATCGCCGGGTCCAGCTTCGCGGTGTCGGACGGAGCCAGGTCCTCGGCCAGCAGCACCACGGGATGGTCCGGCAGCGAGGCCACGCCCTCCACCACATCCGCCAGCAGGCGCAGCACGCGGCGGCCCACGTCGCGCAAATCACCGGCGCGCGCGGCGAGCAGCGGGTCCGCGAGGCGCGCGAGCACATCCGCTCGTGCCTCGTAGACGGTGCGCCACGCCCAGCCGGCGCTCGCCCCCGCGTCGATGTGCTGGTGCGCCTCCGTCACCATGTCCGGGTCGTCCAGCAGCTCCTGGTGCGCCTTGAAGATGGCGGCGCGCGCGGCACCGGCCTTCTTGAAGAACTCCTTGTACAGGTTGTGGAGGTCCGCCGTGGCGCTGGCCAGGGCCCTGTCCAGGCGCTCCCGCTCGCGGACCGCGTCCGGTGCCCGCTCCTCCACCTCCAGGCGCTCATGCTGGAAGGCCCACAGCGGCCCCGCGGCGATGCCCGGCGACGCGGAGATACCGGCCACCAGCGTCCCCTCGTAGTCGAGCCGCACCGCCGGCACCGCGACGGGCTCTGGGGCACCACCGGGCCGGGACGGCGCCGCTCCTCCTTCACCCAGCCCCTCTTCGAAGGCCTCACGAATGGCGGCAATCGCTGTCGGCGCATCGTCGCCCACGGCGCCGACAATCAGCGTGGCACCGCCCCGGGCCCCGAGCGACAGCAACGTCACCATGCTCTTCGCATTGGCCGTCCTGCCGTCGTACTTGACGAAGATTTCGCTGCGGAAGCGCTTGGCCACCTCCACGAGCACGGTGGACGGACGCGCGTGCAGGCCGTGCGGCACGGGCGACGTCACCTCGATGCTGCAGCCGCCACCGGACAGGGGCGCCGGTGCGTGCTCGGCCCTCGCGGGAGCCCCGTTCAGCGTGGCGACGACGAGGTCCTCATCCGTCGTGCGGGCCAGCTCCTCCGACTTCGCCGCGTCGCCGAGCACGCCGGTGAGGTTGGCCAGCACCTGGAGGTGCTCATCCGAGCGCGCGGCGATGCCGACGACGAGGCGCGCGTGCCCTTCCCCACCCCAGTCCACGCCCCGGGGGAACTGCACGACGACGACGCCGGTCTGCTTCACCATCTCCCGCGCATCGGGCGTGCCGTGAGGAATGGCGATGCCGTGCCCCAGGTACGTCGCGGAGACCTTCTCGCGCCGGAGCATGCTGTCGATGTAGCCGGGCTCGACGAAGCCCACGTCCACCAGCGTCTGCCCGACGAGGCGGATGGCCTCCGTCTGGCTCGTGGCGGCCTGTCCCAGGCGAACGTGCGTCCTGCGCAGTCTCAGCATCGGCGCTCCTCAGGAGAACAGCTCGAGCAGGTCTTCTCGGGTGATGGCCGTCGCGGCGGAGGCCTCGCTCAGGGCGGCCTCGAAGATGGCGCGCTTCTTCTCCTGGAGCCCCAGGATGCGCTCCTCCACCGTCCCCTGCGAGACGAGCCGGTACACCATCACCGTCCGCTCCTGGCCGATGCGGTGCGCGCGGTCCGCCGCCTGCGCCTCCACGGCCGGGTTCCACCACGGGTCCACCAGGAACACGTGGTCCGCCGCCGTGAGGTTGAGGCCCGTGCCGCCGGCCTTGAGCGACATCAGCAGCACCGGCGCGCCGCCGTCCGACTGGAAGCGTTGCGTGATTTCGCCGCGGTTCGGAGTCGAGCCGTCCAGCCGCTCGAAGGTGATGTTGGCCGCCTTGAGCTGCGGCTCGATGAGGTCCAACATCGACGTCCACTGCGAGAAGACGAGCGCCTTGTGGCCTTCCGACACCGCGGTGTCGAGCGCATCCACCAGCGTCTCCACCTTCGACGACGTATTGGCCCGCTGGCCCGGCACGAGCGCCGGGTGGCACGCGGCCTGACGCAGCCGGAGCAGCGCCTCCAACGCCTTGAGCACGCTGCCGCCCTCGTTGAGCAGCGCCACGACCTCCTTCCGCGTCGCCGCCATGACAGCGTCGTAGACGGAGCGCTCGCGCTCATCCAACTGCACGTGCATCACCGACTCGATGCGCGGCGGCAGCTCGGGCGCCACGTCGCGCTTGAGGCGGCGCAGGACAAAGGGACGAATCTTCCGGCGCAGTCCCTCCGCGGCATCGGCACGGCCATCGGAGATGGGCTGCGCCACCTTGTCCTGGAAGTGCCTCCGCCCCCCGAGCAGGCCCGGGTTGGTGAAGTGCATCAGGCTCCACAGCTCTTCCAGCCGGTTCTCCAGCGGGGTGCCGCTGAGCGCGAGCCGGAAGCCGGCCTTGAGCCCGAAGGCCGCGCGGGCCACCTGGCTCTCCGGGTTCTTGATGGCCTGCGCCTCGTCCAGCACCACCGCGTCCCAGGTGCGCGCGCCGAGCACCGCCGCGTCCAGGCGCATGAGGGCGTACGTGGTCAGCGTCACGTCCGCGGCCGCGTCCAACGCGCGACCGGGCCCGTGGTACACGCAGACCTTGAGCGACGGGCGGAAGCGCTTCAGCTCGGCGGCCCAGTTCGGCAGCACGCTGGTGGGGCACACCACGAGCGAGCCCGGCCCCAGCGCGCAAATCGTCTGGAGCGTCTTTCCGAGGCCCATGTCGTCCGCGAGGATTCCGCCCAGCCCCGCGTTGCGCAGGAAACCGAGCCAGCTCACGCCCTGGAGCTGATACGGGCGCAGCGTCGCGTTGAGCTCCTGCGGCAGCGTCGGCGCGGGCAGCTTCTCGAAGCCGGACACCAGCGGCGCCAGCCGGTCCAGCCCCGGCGGAGGCGGCTGCTCCAGCGTCTCGCACAACGCGCTCAACTCCGGCAGCGCGTGATTGGACAGCTTGCCATCCGTCTGCCGCGCGGCGAGCAGGTCCGCCACGCGCTGGCCGTTCTTGTCCAGCCACGCGCGCGGCAGCGGCGCCCAGCCACCACCTTCGAGCGGCACCAGCCCCAGCCCCTCGGACCACGCGCGCACGACGGCGGCCGCGTCCACGGCCTTGACCTCGCCCTTCGCGCCCTCCACCTGGAACTCCAGCGTGAAGCGCACGTCGGGCACGCCCTGCGCGTTGGCGCCGGACTGCACCTGGAGCAGCGGCTTGAGCTTCACGTTCGGGCTCACGAGGCCCGCCGCGTCGCCTGCCAGGTCACCACGCCAGCGGCGGAGCCTGTCCGCCCAGCGCACCATCTCCGGGCCCGCCACCGTCAGCCGGCGGCCCGGCACGAGGTTGAGCTCGTCGCGGAGCTGGTGGATGAGGCGCTGCTCCGCGGCCTCGTCGCGCAGCGGCACCGCACCGCGCAGGTACACCATGCGCCCGTTGTCGATGCGCACCACGGGCGGCGCTCCGTACACGAGCGTGGGCAGCACGGACAGGCCCTGCTCCAACTGGTTCAGCTCCAGCAGGATGCGCGGCCGCAGCTCGCGGTCCAGGCGCGGCAGGCGCTTGCTGCGCACCTCGACGGAGACGCGGCGGCCCAGCTCAGGGAGAATCTTCGCGGTCAGCTCGCCCACCTGCTCCACGGAGTAGGTGCGGACGATGGGTAGCGACTGGAGCCACGCGCCCGTCATCTGCGTCTCGCCCAGGCGAGCCAGCGTGTCACCAGCGAGCGCGACGCCGGGGCTCACCACCTCCGTCACGCGCGGGTCCCTCGTCACCGTCACGGCAATCTGCTGCGCGCGGTCCTCCACCACGGCGCGGGGCAGCACGGGCTCGTCGGACACGGCCACCGGGCGCCCGTCGAGCAGCACGTTCCGCGCGTTCTCCAGCACCTTGAGGAGCGCCTCCAGCGTCTCCGGAGACAACGTGCCGCGCGTGCGGCGCGCCTCCAGGATGCGGTCCGCGAGCAGGTCCGCCTGCTCCACCTGGAGCGTCGCCGCCTTCGCGGGCTGCGCCACCAGCGACGTCAGGCTCCCCTCCAGGGGCTCCTCGCGGCCGTCCGCGTGCGCGAGCGCCCGGTGCAGCTCCAGCCCGCCATCCGCTCGGGTGAAGTGGTACACGACGCGAGACCAGCGGGCCGCCGCCGTCTCCAGCGGTGTCTCCTGCTTCTCCGCCTGCTGGATGGAGATGGCCGCCGCGACGACGTGCTCGCACGGGTCCACCTGGCTGGGGCAGTCGCACTCCCAGGCGTCGTCGTTCGGGTACAGGACGACCGTGAGTGCGACCGGCCGGCCCTTGGCCCGGACCCGCAGCTCCAGCTCGCCCTCCTTCTGCGACTGGAGCACCACGGCGCCCGAGCGCGCGAGGTTGACGCCATTGGACCAGATGCCCGGCTTCGCTTCCTTCCGGACGGCTTCCAGCAGTTGTGCAGTCGCTGACATGGGGCGTGTTTTCCCTACCCCCCACCGGTGCGCCGCGCAACGACCATCAGGACGCCCCGACGCCGGACAGGCGCCCCCCGAACACAGCGCGGCGCGTCGGCCCTGGCCGGTTTCGACACCCGGCCAGGGCCCTGACGCCGTCTCTCAGCGGCAGGACAGCCAGCTGCACGAGTTGGACAGACACTCCCGCCCATAGAGGCAGGTGGCGCCCTTGGGCTTCTTGTTCATGCACTTGCCCTCGTTGAGGCCCCAGCCGCAGTACTGCGAGGTGGCGCACTGGGAGTCGGCGGTGCACGTACAGGTGCCCACGGAGCCGCAGTCGCCGGAGCTGCACGTGTGGCTGAGGCACTCCTGGTCGAAGCGGCACGCCTGGCCCACCTCCTTGGAGTCCGGCGCGTAGTGCTCGCCGCACAGCACGGGGTACGCCGCCTCGCGCGTGGCCTTGGCCACGTACGGGGCAACGCCGGAGGTATCGATGTCCGCGGCCGCGTCCGCCATGCCCGTGCGTGGGCCCGCAGCGCGCTCCCAGACGCGGATGAAGGTCTCCGCCGAGCCGGACAGCGCGGTGGTGTTCGCTCCCACGCGCCCCAGGTCCTTCAGGAGGTCCGGCAGCAGGCCCACGTGCGCGAGGCCGAACTCGTCGAAGCCGGTGCCCAGACGCGCGGGCCCGCCCACCGTCTGCTGGCGCGACTGCGCGTCGGCCTCGGCCTTGAAGCCGGCGGAGCACGCGCCGTAGTCACCGAAGCGCGGGCGCGTCTGCTGGATGAAGCCGTTGAGGTCCGCGCCGAAGGCCATGGGCACCTTGAGGCCCTGACGGCCGAACTCGTACGCCTGCGCCACCGAGCGCGTGGAACCCTGGCAGTTGTTGGCCACGCCGGACTTCGTGTACGCGAGCGTCTCGTCGTGCGCGGTGCGCAGGCCGAACATGCCGCCCGTCTGCCGCACGTAGCGCACCGCCCACGCGGGGGTCGTCTTCTCGTTCTTCTGCAGGTCCGGGTTCATCACCTCGCGGAAGTGGCCGTGGGAGATGACCAGCGGGTAGTACGCGTTGGCCTGCGACACGGCATACGCGTCCTGCAGGCCCTTCTCCGACAGGTGCGCCACGTCGATGAGCATTCCCTTGGCCATCATCGCCTGGAGCAGCGCCTTGCCGTCCGCGGTGAGCCCGCGCGTGTTGCGGCAGTTGCCGGCGGCGTCCTTGTACACGTCGAAGCCGAGCGTGAACGTGTCCGTCGTCACACCGCAGTCCGTGTCGATGTGACAGTTCTCCAGGAACTGCGCCGCCTGGAAGATGGGGTTGTGCAGCGCCGCGCCGCCGAAGCGGTTGTCGAGCTGGTGCACCGGCTGCAGCGAACGCACGCCGAGCGCGTAGAAGCGGTCCAGCTCCGAGCGCCAGTCCCTGGTGCCGAACAGCTTGCTCACCTCGATGGAGAGCACCATGGCCAGCTTGCCCTCGGAGATGATGCGGCGCGCGTCCGCGGGCGAGAGGGCAATCTCCACCCAGTCGTTGGCGGCGTCGAAGGCCTTCGCCATCTGGAGCTGCACCTCCACGTCGGCCATCTCGTCACAGGGGCGCTTGATGTTGTCGTACGGCAGCGCCTTGCAGAGGAACTCGTTGCTGACGAGCGACACCATGACCAGGGACATGCCGCCGTCCTTGGCCTGCTTGAGCCACCCGCCCCAGGATTGCTGGTGGGCGATGGTGTCCCAGCGAG comes from Pyxidicoccus parkwaysis and encodes:
- a CDS encoding sensor histidine kinase, producing the protein MTGPVGRPEFIQAERRFVRSVLPGIVLLGLVAVAGPLLSYRSDVAEMRGQFQNRVVREARVYAEALGLHLHLLQTELQRVSASVGPDLLHPSELGKEDLLDLTAPDAGLFHAGVMLLDADGHLRWSDPPRSPEAASFATRPWFQEVLVRQAPVVDAIAPGASTFIVAVPVVRDGRVAGVLTGLLDTGGAVPGGRALGEHLELLVLNGSGDLFLPGAPPAWATRPEADAELRAVMREGLRRLALGPDVEVLAAATQVPGTGLHLVLAADETALLTGIRGRFLLQLLGVALLQLGTLVLFSLHWRRVYNLFLSMEERAARHEKMAALGGAASLIAHEVKNSLNGLKSATGLVPPAGDGALVVRTLNGQIDRLAHLATSLLHFGKPPEARLADVDLSQLVRDVVAGLRSLPEAEEVHVEVSVPEQAPLSCDPLLLATALDNVVRNAMEATVAAKDLGQVASPTVRVLAALRDGEAVVSVEDNAGGPTASVEARLFEPFVTSKPKGIGLGLAMTRQALEQQGGRLAFERIPGGSRFRIHLPLNGVPRS
- a CDS encoding PTS fructose-like transporter subunit IIB, with the protein product MAKLVAVTACPTGIAHTVMAAEALRRVAALKGHSIAVETCGSEGVRSPLDAAAIAEADAVIVAADITVDESRFQGKPIIRTSTALAIRETEHIIDEAVARSREGMGAGQPLPVTPPRQVAGGAGAAPSAALVGPSTGRLVAITACPTGIAHTFMAAEALTRAAKARGYTIKVETQGSVGTKNLLTPEEIASADAVIIGADTHVSTERFAGKRLLKTSVGEALKQADSVIERALTLPVTPAGTPAAEAPAQAVAPAKTEPAGPYKHLLTGVSFMLPFVVAGGLAMALSFVFGIDAFKQEGSLPAALMGIGQAAFALMVPALAGYIAYSIADRPGLAPGFIGGMLASRIEAGFLGGIAAGFLSGYVARWFRDHIRLPANLEGLKPVLILPLLSSLVVGLLMVYVIGTPVAAIMHGLTDFLSGLSGTNAILLGLLLGAMMAVDTGGPVNKAAYAFAVGLLGSNTFTPMAAVMAAGMTPPLGLALATVVARNRFTLQEREAGKAAAVLGLAFISEGAIPFAAKDPLRVIPSIVFGSAITGALSMWFGCGLRAPHGGVFVLAIPNAVQPVGPYLVSILAGTLATTLALVILKRPLPEEPVLAGPGTTPTLR
- the pfkB gene encoding 1-phosphofructokinase, producing the protein MTPTKPGIVTVSLNSAIDQTLECPGFTAGAVNRVTSETRTAGGKAINVAAFLAGGDLPITATGFLGADNTQVFEALFQERGILDRCLRLPGSSRVNIKVVDRMGGTVTDLNLPGLQVPDGALQKLTETLDALARDNSCFVLSGSLPAGMQEDAYATLTARLRSRGAIVVVDTSGAPLKHAVAAKPDFVKPNVHELSELLGRALSDRTEVVRAARQLHATGIELVVVSLGAEGAIFVDGEGALLAVPPRVEVASTVGAGDSMVAGVLSARLAGRSLEECARYGTAFAAGKLVRVGPVPPSQERVQSLMRSVSIHSLSDA
- the ptsP gene encoding phosphoenolpyruvate--protein phosphotransferase, whose amino-acid sequence is MLRLRRTHVRLGQAATSQTEAIRLVGQTLVDVGFVEPGYIDSMLRREKVSATYLGHGIAIPHGTPDAREMVKQTGVVVVQFPRGVDWGGEGHARLVVGIAARSDEHLQVLANLTGVLGDAAKSEELARTTDEDLVVATLNGAPARAEHAPAPLSGGGCSIEVTSPVPHGLHARPSTVLVEVAKRFRSEIFVKYDGRTANAKSMVTLLSLGARGGATLIVGAVGDDAPTAIAAIREAFEEGLGEGGAAPSRPGGAPEPVAVPAVRLDYEGTLVAGISASPGIAAGPLWAFQHERLEVEERAPDAVRERERLDRALASATADLHNLYKEFFKKAGAARAAIFKAHQELLDDPDMVTEAHQHIDAGASAGWAWRTVYEARADVLARLADPLLAARAGDLRDVGRRVLRLLADVVEGVASLPDHPVVLLAEDLAPSDTAKLDPAMVLGLCTVGGGATSHTAIIARSLDIPAVVAAGPSVLDLQNGQECILDGNAGVLVVNPSAKDLERAATQRERVREQREAEKLDRYKPAITRDGRRVEVAANIGSAKDAQMAVDAGGEGVGLMRTEFLFLQRDDPPGEDEQYEAYRTMVRALNGLPIILRTLDIGGDKQVPYLSLPAEANPFLGVRGIRLCFEREDLFRTQLRAILRASLEGPVRIMFPMVATLAELRRAKAITEEVRREVGAPPVETGIMIEVPSAVLLADQLAKEVSFFSIGTNDLTQYVLAMDREHPVLAPQADGVHPAVLRMVDLTVKAARAAGIWVGACGGVAGDPAGAMTLAGLGVTELSVAIPTIPAIKALLRSVSMADLEGLARRALACENASDVRTLVQGLLARTGEGA
- a CDS encoding DEAD/DEAH box helicase yields the protein MSATAQLLEAVRKEAKPGIWSNGVNLARSGAVVLQSQKEGELELRVRAKGRPVALTVVLYPNDDAWECDCPSQVDPCEHVVAAAISIQQAEKQETPLETAAARWSRVVYHFTRADGGLELHRALAHADGREEPLEGSLTSLVAQPAKAATLQVEQADLLADRILEARRTRGTLSPETLEALLKVLENARNVLLDGRPVAVSDEPVLPRAVVEDRAQQIAVTVTRDPRVTEVVSPGVALAGDTLARLGETQMTGAWLQSLPIVRTYSVEQVGELTAKILPELGRRVSVEVRSKRLPRLDRELRPRILLELNQLEQGLSVLPTLVYGAPPVVRIDNGRMVYLRGAVPLRDEAAEQRLIHQLRDELNLVPGRRLTVAGPEMVRWADRLRRWRGDLAGDAAGLVSPNVKLKPLLQVQSGANAQGVPDVRFTLEFQVEGAKGEVKAVDAAAVVRAWSEGLGLVPLEGGGWAPLPRAWLDKNGQRVADLLAARQTDGKLSNHALPELSALCETLEQPPPPGLDRLAPLVSGFEKLPAPTLPQELNATLRPYQLQGVSWLGFLRNAGLGGILADDMGLGKTLQTICALGPGSLVVCPTSVLPNWAAELKRFRPSLKVCVYHGPGRALDAAADVTLTTYALMRLDAAVLGARTWDAVVLDEAQAIKNPESQVARAAFGLKAGFRLALSGTPLENRLEELWSLMHFTNPGLLGGRRHFQDKVAQPISDGRADAAEGLRRKIRPFVLRRLKRDVAPELPPRIESVMHVQLDERERSVYDAVMAATRKEVVALLNEGGSVLKALEALLRLRQAACHPALVPGQRANTSSKVETLVDALDTAVSEGHKALVFSQWTSMLDLIEPQLKAANITFERLDGSTPNRGEITQRFQSDGGAPVLLMSLKAGGTGLNLTAADHVFLVDPWWNPAVEAQAADRAHRIGQERTVMVYRLVSQGTVEERILGLQEKKRAIFEAALSEASAATAITREDLLELFS